A stretch of DNA from Methylobacterium sp. CB376:
ACGGGACGGGGTTCGTGTTCACGATGGCCGGACCTCGACGGGGTCGACGGCGAGACCGCGCCGGGGACGCGGTGCGCGTTCGGCGCGCTCGGCCCGGAGCCTTACGTGTTCGGCCACGTGGCAGGGCCGGCAGTAGTGCTCGACCCGCAACGGCTCGGCGTAATCGGGATGGTGCATCTCGGTCCGCGGGTCGCCGCATGCCTGGCATGGTTCCGAGACCAGTTCGCCGCGGCGGCGGGCACGCTGAGCCTTGCCCTGCGCCGCCACTCGCTCGGGGTGGCGCCGGCGATAGCGTTGTTGGGCCTCGACGTGCCGGGCGCGGGCGGCGGCGTCCAGCGGCTTGCGCGGCGCGGTCACCCCCGGCCGCCCCTTGCCGGCAGGGCGCTCGCCAGCGGCCGTTTGGGGTCGGCCGGTACCTGCCTAGCCGCCGACCCCCGATCGGCCGTTTTTGGCGACCCGCTCGTGCTTTCTCGGGGCATCTGGAACGGCACGTACCGCGTGAGGTGCAGCCAGCGGTCATCCTCTCGGACGGTGAGGGCGGCGGCGCGGCCGACCGTCGACCGGAGGCTGACCGCCCCGGCCGCGTGTCGCAGCACCAGCGGGGTCCGGTCGGGCGTGCCCTCGGCCTTCAAGATCCGGGCGACGTCGCACAGCGGCACGCGAAAGACGCCAAGCTCCCGGTCGCCCACGAAGGCCCGGTACTGCCCGCGGCCTGCGGGCTCAATTGCGATTTCAATCACGATCTGCGGCTTCCAGCCGATCTGGCGAGTTCTTCGGGCTCGCGAAGCCAAGCCCGGAGCGTTTCGCGGCGCACGCACGGCGTGCGACCAAGAAAAAAGACCGGCGCTAGCTGGCCGGTCTCAATCATGCGCTCGACGCGCTGGCGCGAGCAGTTCAGGAAGTCGGCGATCTGGTCGACGCCGGACAACAGGCCGAGCCGGTCATGCTCGGTGAGGTGAAGCGTCACCGCCGGGCTACTTGCGGGCTGCGCCTTCGGTCTCGACTTCGCGCAGCCACGCGTCGAGGCGGGAGCGGCGGGCGAAGATCGTGGCGCCGTTACCCACCTTGAAGACCGGAAGCTTGCCGGCCTCGGCGAGGTACTGAGCTTGTCGGCGGTTCACGCCGAGATGTTCGGCGATGGCGCGGACCCCATAGAGAAGATCGCCCGCAGCCGAGGCCCGGGCGTGAGCAGATGTGGCAGACATGGCGAGATTTCCCTTGCGGATATACTGGTCGCAACGGTGCGGGCCGATCTTTGGTCGGCGCTATCGGATCGTCAGAGCACGAAAAAAGGCGCCGTGAGGCGCCTGCGGACTGGCAAAATACTTTACCACAAACTTGACACAATCTAGGACGGAGGACCTGATTGGTAGAGCAGCCCCGGGTAGGTCCTCATAGGGAAGACCTCCGACTGCACCCCCCCCGAGGCCCCCGCCCTAATCGGCTGATTGTGCTCTCGGCTGTCGAACCGGGGCCCGATGCAAGGTCGGGCGCATGCGAGTACGACAACTTACGCCCATTAAACCACGGATTGCGAAAAAGATCAATTACGCAGATCGTCGCACCACTAGGTCACGCGGGGCGGTCGGAAGCGACGACGTTGGTTCGGGGCGGAGGTCTTGCTGCGGAAAGCAGCCCGGTCGCGCTACGACCTCGCGGGCCTTGCGCCTGCGTTCCTCGACGTGGGCGGCACGCTCCAGCTTCGTTACCGTGTCGCGGACCGGCGGCGCGCACCCTTGGCCGGGCTCTGCCCGTCATGGCCTCAGGGAATAGGGGGAAGAGCAAATTCAACATTGTGTTGAATTTGACACTCCGAAGTAGGCGTGGATCGGGCCGGCGCCGTGGGCCGACGCGCTGCGGGCAGCGCCGGCCGTCATGGCCTTAGGGAATGGGGCGAGCCAAACTTCCACTTGGTGGAAATTCGGCCCCGATGCTCGCGCCCGCGTGCGTGGGGAAGCGACCCCGAAAGTTTCCCACTGTGGGAAACTTTTAAGGACTGCCCGCGTGCGCGGGGGAGCTGCCCTTAGAAAGTTTATCAGCCTGATAAACTTTCCCTTGCGCACCCTTGGCCGGGCTCTGCCCGTCATGACCTCAGGGAATGGGGCCGGCAAAAACGACACCGTGTCGCTTTTGACGCTCCGAAGTCAGATAGGCGTGGATCGGGCCGGCGCCGTGGGCCGACGCGCTGCGAGCGCCGCGTCGAGCGCCCGGCTATTCCGCCATGGGTCGTCACCGCCGCCGACGAAGGTCCACGCGTCGTCGATGACGTCGACGAGGTAGGCGCCGAATTCCGGATAGCGCTGGCACACCCGCCGCAGCGCCTCGGCCATCGCGATCGTGCCGCCGATGCGGTGCAGCTCGTCGCCCACCGCGGCGAGGCCCAGCCGAAAGGTGGCCCGGACCGGATCGTCGGCGATGTCGTCGAAGGAGGGCCCCCGGGTCTCGCACCAGGGGCGGAGGCTGTTCTCGATGGGCGCGTCCTGGTCGTGGGCGATCCGCATCCGCAATTCGAGGACCAAGAGCGCGCGGGTGACCGACACGAGCGCGTCGAAGCACCGGCTGGCGCGGGGGGCGAGGTCGAAAGCATCCACGTCGGTTCTCCGGTTCGAGGTGCGGCCGTGGACGGCCGCAATGGGGTCGCGGGTGGGATCGGACGTCGGCGGTCGGGAACGCCGTTCAGCGGGCTGTGGGGCGGGCTCCTGGCCTACGGCTCAGGTCCACCACACGTCGCCGCTGGCCTTGTCGCCAACGCCATCCCATCGGGCCGCAACCAGTGACCGTACCCGTCCCGCGGGGTGGTCGGCGTTCTCGGCCACGCGTTCCAGCGTCGTGTGCATCAGGGCGGTGCCGCCGATCCGGGCGAGGTGGGTGCCGACGTCGCGGATGGCGCGGTCGAGGGCATGGCCGACCGGGTCCTCAAGCAGGGTGTCGAGGCCCCGGCGCGCGAGCCCGCGGCGGCACTCGTCGGGCGTGAGGAACTTGTAGGTGGGCCGCTCGCCTCGGGCGCGACGTGCATCGGCGACGCGGGCCTCGTAGTCGATGCGCGTCGCGGCGAGGAAGGCGAGCACGTGCTCCAGCCCGGCGACGTCGTCGCGCTGCTGCTGGGTCAGGGCGTCCGGCGCAGGCGATCGGCCCGGCCGGCGGGTGGTGTTCGATGTCGTGGGCATGGTGATCCCGTCGAGAGGAATGAGGCCCGGGGGCGGGTTGGGCGGGCCGGTTCGGGTTGGCCCTGGGGGTTGGGATGACGGATGACGGATCGTGACGGATCTTCCGTATCGGCCTTCACGCGCGCCCGCGCGGGCGCGCGCGTGAGGCGGGAAGGGTTTAATCCGTCATGATCCGTCATCCGTCATTCCTGGCTTGATCCCCCTGCCCAGCGGGGCACACCGGGCAGGGGGAAGATATCTCGTCAGATCAAGCGTTTAGCGGGAAGTCGGGGCACGGCTTGAGCCGGATGCCAGAGAACCCCCGTCCCGTCGCGCCGCGGATCTGCGGGAAGCCACGGCCCGCGATCTTCGGGCTGAACACCTTCTGCGCTTCGGCCTCTTCGCCGTTCACAAGCGCGTAGCTCTTCCAAGCGTTGTACAGCTCGGTAGAGCCTACGGTCAGACGATCGTTACCGGGGTCCAGGTCACACTTTTCTGCCAGGAACTGTCCGAGGAGGTCCTGCCCCGAGAAGTACTCTTCGGTATTGTCCTCAACGGCCTTGGGGCTGATCAAGCGGTTCGCCTGCCAGTCAAGGCAGCCATCGATCATCCAGCGCAGGATGCCCGGCCACTCCGCTTCCAGCTTCTTCGGAAGGTCAGGATCGCGCTTCTCCTTCGGCACGTCGTTGTTGAACGGCACGACGATCAAGCGACGCCGCATCGCCTGATCGACGTTGCGCAGGCTCGGCCGGTTATTGCCCATCACGAAGAGCTTGAACTGCGGCAGGAACTCGAACTCATCCTGGCGCATGAACCGCGCCTTGATCCGGTCCCCGCCGGTCAGGGCCTTGATCCGCGCCTCCGCCCACTCCCGGCCGCCCTCGGTCTCGCTCGCCGTCACCAGGCGCTTGCCGCGCAGGGCCGCGATCTCGGTCGGATGCCGGTCGTGCTTGGCCGCGGTCAGGGCCTCCATAGCGACCACGGTCGCATAGTCCTTCAGGATGCCGAGGGCGGTGCCGATCAGGACCCCCTTGCCGTTGCCGCCCTTGCCCTCACCGAAGACGAACCGCTGTTCCGTCGTGTCGCCGGTCAGGCAGTAGCCGCACCACTGCTGCAGGAACCGAACCGTCTCGGTGTCGCCCCCGAAGGTCTCGTCGAGGAACTGCAGGAACTGGGGGCACTCCGCGGTGTCGGCCGGCGCCACGGCGGTGGTCCGGGTGATCATGTCGGACTGGAGCGCGGGCCGCAGCTCGCCCGTCCTGAGGTCGATGGTCCCGCCCGGCGTGCCGAGCAGGTACGGGTCGAGGTCCCAATCCTCGTAGACGGTCACGAGGCGTGGGTCGGTCTTCGCGAAGGTCTCGACGTTCGCGGCGAAGGCGACCTTCGAGTGCGTCACTCGCAAGTGCCCCGGGGCCTCCTGTGCCACCCGGCGGGCCAGCTCGCGTGCGTACTGGAACGCGCGCTTGACCTTATCGGTCTCCCAGATCGTCCCGGTCCAGTGAAGCCAGGTCTTGCTGTCGACGTTGTACCGAAGAAACCCCTCGAACTGTTTTGCGAACTCAAGAGCGACGCCGTCTTCGGTGATCAGATCCTCGTCGGATGAAGTTGCAGCCTCGCGAAGTTTGGCCTGCTTCTCGGCAAGGCTAATAATCCTGCTCTCAGAGCCCGACATAGCGCGCCTCCATCTTGCGGATCTGCGCTCGGGCGATCTTCTCGACGACGCTGGTGACCTCGTCCTCTTCAAGGGGTGGGCTGAACCGCATCTCGTTCCAGCACTGCAGGAGCTGATGCACCACTTCGAAGTCGACGTGTCGGCAGATGAGATAGCCGGCGAGCTTGGCGACGGCGGTGTTGCGTCCGCCTTCGGTGACGCCTTCGGTCACCAGCTCGCGCCACTCCGACACGGGTCGCGCCGCCTTGCGCTCGGGCTTGGCGAGGCGTGCCGCCATCCACTCGGGCAGTGGGGCGACGGGTGCCCCCCGGAGCGGGTGGTGCTCGGCCGACCACTCGTAGCGACCGCCGGAGATGTGGTCGCTGCCCACGGCGACGATGTAGCCGCCCGCGCCGCGCACATCGAGGCCGTGCCCCAAGGGGCTGTTCGGGTCGCCGTAGCACCCCACCGTGACGCCGGCCGGCGGTCGGAAGAAGATGTGCTGCCCACCGCCGCCGGTCCTGGCCCGCACCGTGTGGGGCAGAGGCCCGTGCTCGGCCTCCAGGGCCGCCAGGGTCGCGTCACCGCCGTGCCGGGGGTCGACGTCGATGATCGTGACCTTGCCCGTGGCCATGCCGATGTTGGCGCCCGGCACGGCCTCGAACCACTGGCGCACGGCTCGCGTATCGGTCGTGGCGTCCTTGAAGCCGCTCGGCGCGAAGCGGGCCATCGGGTGCTTGCCCGGGTGCCGGCAGTTGGGGTTCCCGCACGTGCACGCGAGCGATCCGTCGTCTGCCCTCAGGATGCCGTGTAACGGAAACACCGGGGCACCATTCTCGGCGAGCCACGACGCGATGCTAGTCCGCCCCGCGTTCACAGGAGGCGCGACAAGATTTTCAGCGCCCGCGTCTTGACGCGGCGCCGAAACAACGTTAGATCTTTTCATGGAAATTGACTTTCAATAGCCCCGCCAGCCTCCGCTGAGCGGGGCTGCTTTCTTTGGCAAGCTACGGCAGGGTACACGTGTAGACATGCCCCGGTGACGAGGCGGCTTCGGTTTTTCTCCTAGGGCGTGTCGGGGTGGGCCGGTCTACTGCGCGGTGCGGGGCGCTC
This window harbors:
- a CDS encoding excisionase family DNA-binding protein → MTLHLTEHDRLGLLSGVDQIADFLNCSRQRVERMIETGQLAPVFFLGRTPCVRRETLRAWLREPEELARSAGSRRS
- a CDS encoding helix-turn-helix domain-containing protein produces the protein MSATSAHARASAAGDLLYGVRAIAEHLGVNRRQAQYLAEAGKLPVFKVGNGATIFARRSRLDAWLREVETEGAARK
- a CDS encoding phage/plasmid primase, P4 family, encoding MSGSESRIISLAEKQAKLREAATSSDEDLITEDGVALEFAKQFEGFLRYNVDSKTWLHWTGTIWETDKVKRAFQYARELARRVAQEAPGHLRVTHSKVAFAANVETFAKTDPRLVTVYEDWDLDPYLLGTPGGTIDLRTGELRPALQSDMITRTTAVAPADTAECPQFLQFLDETFGGDTETVRFLQQWCGYCLTGDTTEQRFVFGEGKGGNGKGVLIGTALGILKDYATVVAMEALTAAKHDRHPTEIAALRGKRLVTASETEGGREWAEARIKALTGGDRIKARFMRQDEFEFLPQFKLFVMGNNRPSLRNVDQAMRRRLIVVPFNNDVPKEKRDPDLPKKLEAEWPGILRWMIDGCLDWQANRLISPKAVEDNTEEYFSGQDLLGQFLAEKCDLDPGNDRLTVGSTELYNAWKSYALVNGEEAEAQKVFSPKIAGRGFPQIRGATGRGFSGIRLKPCPDFPLNA
- a CDS encoding bifunctional DNA primase/polymerase; protein product: MNAGRTSIASWLAENGAPVFPLHGILRADDGSLACTCGNPNCRHPGKHPMARFAPSGFKDATTDTRAVRQWFEAVPGANIGMATGKVTIIDVDPRHGGDATLAALEAEHGPLPHTVRARTGGGGQHIFFRPPAGVTVGCYGDPNSPLGHGLDVRGAGGYIVAVGSDHISGGRYEWSAEHHPLRGAPVAPLPEWMAARLAKPERKAARPVSEWRELVTEGVTEGGRNTAVAKLAGYLICRHVDFEVVHQLLQCWNEMRFSPPLEEDEVTSVVEKIARAQIRKMEARYVGL